From Chloroflexota bacterium, a single genomic window includes:
- a CDS encoding D-2-hydroxyacid dehydrogenase family protein, producing the protein MGVKLVIPDDYNDQYSSSPVVTQLRGRCDITIHTGMIRSVDDVVARLADAEIVVANRERTPLSAEVFTRVPTLKLIAQTGMRGAHLDVTAATVHGILIAGTGGAKNARSSPYAAASTVELTIGLMLAASRRIPYGDAEVRAGRWSQFVGRELAGRTLGVVGLGRIGGRVAQIARAIGMNVVAWSPNLTPERAAAANVTAMELDAMMSEVDVLSIHLQLSPMSRGLITRERLAMMRPSALLVNTARGPIVDETALLERLQTGRLWGAALDVFGQEPLPADHPLFSLPNVVLTPHVGWVAEDSYMAFFEGIVENVTAYLDGQPIPRMVNPEVLEARSSG; encoded by the coding sequence ATGGGGGTCAAGCTCGTCATCCCAGACGACTACAACGATCAGTACAGCTCGTCGCCCGTTGTCACGCAGCTCCGGGGCCGCTGCGACATCACCATCCACACCGGCATGATCCGCTCGGTCGATGATGTGGTCGCCAGGCTGGCAGACGCCGAGATCGTGGTTGCCAACCGGGAGCGCACGCCACTCAGCGCCGAGGTCTTCACCCGCGTGCCGACCCTCAAGCTCATCGCGCAGACGGGCATGCGGGGCGCGCACCTGGACGTGACGGCCGCCACCGTCCACGGCATCCTGATCGCCGGCACCGGCGGCGCGAAGAACGCCCGGTCCAGCCCGTACGCTGCCGCCTCGACGGTCGAGCTGACCATCGGGCTGATGCTCGCCGCCTCACGTCGCATCCCCTACGGTGATGCAGAGGTCCGGGCTGGTCGCTGGTCCCAGTTCGTCGGGCGCGAGCTGGCCGGGCGCACCCTCGGCGTGGTCGGGCTGGGGCGGATCGGCGGCCGGGTCGCCCAGATCGCCAGGGCTATCGGCATGAACGTCGTCGCCTGGAGCCCGAATCTCACCCCCGAGCGCGCTGCCGCCGCCAACGTAACGGCGATGGAACTGGACGCCATGATGAGCGAGGTGGACGTGCTCTCGATCCACCTGCAGCTCTCGCCGATGAGCCGTGGCCTCATCACCCGCGAGCGGCTGGCCATGATGAGGCCGTCCGCTCTGCTCGTCAACACGGCGCGCGGCCCGATCGTAGACGAGACAGCGTTGCTGGAACGGCTCCAGACGGGCCGGCTCTGGGGCGCGGCGCTCGACGTGTTCGGGCAGGAGCCGCTGCCAGCCGATCACCCCCTGTTCTCGCTCCCGAATGTCGTGCTCACCCCCCATGTGGGATGGGTCGCCGAGGACAGCTACATGGCATTCTTTGAGGGCATCGTCGAGAACGTCACCGCGTACCTCGACGGCCAGCCGATCCCCCGGATGGTGAACCCCGAGGTACTCGAGGCGCGCTCATCCGGCTGA